From Flavobacterium arcticum, the proteins below share one genomic window:
- the rplQ gene encoding 50S ribosomal protein L17, with protein MRHGKKFNHLGRQRGHRKSMLANMACSLIEHKRINTTVAKAKALKQFVEPLITKSKEDTTHNRRIVFGYLRNKYAVTELFREVSAKVGDRPGGYTRIIKLGNRLGDNADMAMIELVDFNELYNATKKEAKKTTRRSRASKKADDAPETTAPAADTEENKEATE; from the coding sequence ATGAGACACGGAAAAAAATTTAATCATCTAGGCAGGCAAAGAGGGCATAGGAAATCTATGCTTGCTAATATGGCTTGCTCACTTATAGAGCACAAGCGCATCAACACTACTGTTGCTAAAGCGAAAGCATTGAAGCAATTTGTTGAGCCTTTGATTACAAAATCTAAAGAAGATACTACTCATAACAGACGTATCGTTTTTGGATACCTTAGAAATAAGTATGCTGTTACTGAACTTTTCAGAGAAGTATCTGCAAAAGTAGGCGATCGTCCAGGTGGATATACTCGTATTATTAAGCTTGGTAACCGTCTTGGTGACAACGCGGATATGGCAATGATTGAACTTGTAGATTTTAATGAACTATATAACGCTACTAAAAAAGAAGCTAAGAAAACTACACGTCGTAGTAGAGCTTCTAAAAAAGCGGATGATGCTCCTGAAACAACTGCTCCTGCAGCTGACACAGAAGAAAACAAAGAAGCTACTGAATAA
- a CDS encoding DNA-directed RNA polymerase subunit alpha — protein MAIFNFQKPDKVIMIDSTDFVGKFEFRPLEPGYGLTVGNALRRVLLSSLEGYAITSVRIEGVEHEFSTIPGVVEDVTEMILNLKQVRFKRQIEDVDNESVTISYTGKDQLTAGDFQKFISGFQVLNPDLVICNMDSGINLNMELTIEKGRGYVPAEENKKQNAAIGTIFTDSIYTPVKNVKYTIENFRVEQKTDYEKLVFEIITDGSIHPKDALTEAAKTLIHHFMLFSDERITLEADEIAQTESYDEESLHMRQLLKTKLVDMDLSVRALNCLKAAEVDTLGDLVSFNKNDLMKFRNFGKKSLTELDELVAAKSLHFGMDLTKYKLDKE, from the coding sequence ATGGCAATATTTAATTTTCAAAAGCCCGATAAAGTTATAATGATCGATTCTACAGATTTCGTGGGGAAATTCGAATTTCGCCCATTGGAGCCTGGATATGGATTGACTGTTGGTAACGCACTTAGAAGAGTTTTGCTTTCTTCATTAGAAGGTTATGCAATTACTTCAGTACGTATTGAAGGAGTAGAACATGAATTCTCCACAATTCCCGGGGTAGTTGAAGATGTTACAGAAATGATCCTGAATTTAAAACAAGTTCGTTTTAAACGTCAAATAGAAGATGTAGATAACGAATCTGTTACTATTTCTTATACTGGAAAAGATCAGCTTACAGCAGGCGATTTCCAGAAGTTTATTTCAGGTTTTCAGGTTTTAAACCCTGATCTTGTTATCTGTAACATGGACAGCGGTATAAACCTAAACATGGAACTTACTATTGAAAAAGGTAGGGGATATGTACCGGCAGAGGAGAATAAAAAGCAAAATGCAGCAATAGGAACTATTTTTACAGATTCTATTTACACACCAGTAAAGAATGTAAAGTATACAATAGAAAACTTTCGTGTAGAGCAAAAAACTGATTATGAAAAATTAGTTTTTGAAATCATTACTGATGGTTCTATTCATCCTAAAGATGCACTTACTGAGGCAGCAAAGACACTTATTCACCACTTTATGCTGTTCTCTGATGAAAGGATAACACTTGAGGCCGATGAAATAGCACAAACAGAATCTTATGACGAAGAGTCGTTACATATGAGACAACTTCTTAAGACTAAGCTTGTAGATATGGATCTTTCTGTAAGAGCATTAAATTGTTTGAAAGCGGCTGAAGTTGATACATTAGGAGACTTAGTATCGTTCAATAAAAATGATTTAATGAAGTTCCGTAACTTTGGTAAAAAGTCACTGACTGAGCTTGATGAGCTTGTTGCAGCTAAGAGTTTACACTTCGGGATGGATTTAACGAAATATAAATTAGATAAAGAATAA
- the rpsD gene encoding 30S ribosomal protein S4, whose protein sequence is MARYTGPKTKIARKFGEAIFGDDKSFEKRNYPPGQHGNAKRRGKKSEYAIQLMEKQKAKYSYGILEKQFRNLFEKASATKGVTGEVLLQLCESRLDNVVYRMGIAPSRRAARQIVSHRHVTVNGELVNIPSYHLKAGDKVAVREKSKSLEAIERSLSNSAHVYEWITWNNDIKEGTFVSVPARIQIPENIKEQLIVELYNK, encoded by the coding sequence ATGGCAAGATATACTGGTCCAAAAACTAAAATTGCCCGTAAATTTGGCGAGGCAATTTTCGGAGACGATAAGTCTTTCGAAAAAAGAAATTACCCACCAGGACAACATGGTAACGCTAAGCGTAGAGGTAAAAAATCTGAATATGCTATCCAGCTTATGGAGAAGCAAAAAGCAAAATACTCTTATGGTATTCTTGAAAAACAATTCAGAAACTTATTTGAAAAAGCATCTGCTACCAAAGGAGTAACAGGTGAAGTGCTTTTACAACTTTGTGAGTCAAGACTTGATAATGTTGTTTACAGAATGGGTATTGCACCTTCAAGAAGAGCTGCAAGACAAATTGTATCTCACAGACATGTAACTGTAAATGGAGAATTGGTAAATATACCTTCTTACCATTTAAAAGCTGGAGACAAAGTAGCAGTACGCGAAAAATCTAAATCTCTTGAAGCTATCGAGCGTTCTTTATCTAATTCTGCACATGTATATGAGTGGATTACTTGGAATAACGATATAAAAGAGGGTACTTTTGTTTCAGTACCTGCCAGGATTCAAATTCCTGAAAACATCAAAGAACAACTAATCGTTGAGTTGTATAACAAATAA
- the rpsK gene encoding 30S ribosomal protein S11, which yields MAKANTKKRKVVVESTGEAHVSATFNNIIISLTNKKGEVISWSSAGKMGFRGSKKNTPYAAQMAAEDCSKVAIEAGLKKVKVYVKGPGNGRESAIRSLHNGGIEVTEIIDVTPLPHNGCRPPKRRRV from the coding sequence ATGGCTAAAGCGAATACAAAAAAACGTAAAGTTGTTGTAGAATCAACTGGCGAAGCTCACGTATCTGCAACTTTTAATAATATCATTATTTCTTTGACTAATAAGAAAGGTGAAGTTATTTCTTGGTCTTCTGCCGGAAAAATGGGCTTTAGAGGTTCTAAAAAGAATACTCCGTATGCTGCTCAAATGGCTGCCGAAGATTGTAGTAAAGTTGCTATCGAGGCTGGACTTAAGAAAGTTAAAGTTTACGTTAAAGGACCAGGGAATGGAAGAGAATCTGCCATCAGGTCTTTACATAATGGAGGAATTGAAGTTACTGAGATTATCGATGTAACTCCGTTACCACACAATGGTTGTCGTCCTCCTAAGAGAAGAAGAGTTTAA
- the rpsM gene encoding 30S ribosomal protein S13 — protein sequence MARIAGVDVPKNKRGIIALTYIFGIGKSRATEILEKAQVSEDKKVQEWNDDEISAIREAVSYFKIEGELRSEISLNIKRLMDIGCYRGIRHRAGLPLRGQRTKNNSRTRKGKRKTVANKKKATK from the coding sequence ATGGCGAGAATTGCAGGGGTAGATGTACCTAAAAACAAGAGAGGAATCATTGCTTTAACATATATCTTTGGTATTGGTAAAAGCAGAGCTACAGAGATTTTAGAAAAAGCTCAAGTTAGCGAAGATAAAAAAGTACAGGAATGGAATGATGATGAAATCAGTGCCATCCGTGAAGCAGTTTCTTACTTCAAGATTGAAGGTGAGTTACGTTCAGAAATATCTTTAAACATTAAACGTTTAATGGATATCGGATGTTACAGAGGTATTCGTCATAGAGCAGGTCTTCCTTTAAGAGGACAACGCACTAAGAATAATTCCAGAACTAGAAAAGGTAAGAGAAAAACTGTTGCCAACAAGAAAAAAGCAACTAAATAA
- the ykgO gene encoding type B 50S ribosomal protein L36: MKVRASVKKRSADCVIVRRKGRLYVINKKNPRFKQRQG, from the coding sequence ATGAAAGTAAGAGCATCAGTAAAGAAAAGAAGTGCCGACTGTGTTATAGTACGCAGAAAAGGCAGATTATACGTTATTAACAAAAAGAATCCTAGATTTAAACAAAGACAAGGATAA
- the infA gene encoding translation initiation factor IF-1, whose product MAKQAAIEQDGSIIEALSNAMFRVELENGHVVIAHISGKMRMHYIKLLPGDKVKLEMSPYDLSKARITYRY is encoded by the coding sequence ATGGCAAAACAAGCAGCAATAGAACAAGACGGATCAATCATTGAGGCATTGTCCAATGCAATGTTTCGTGTTGAATTAGAAAATGGACACGTAGTTATAGCTCATATTTCAGGAAAGATGCGTATGCATTATATTAAATTATTACCTGGTGATAAAGTAAAACTTGAAATGAGCCCTTACGATTTATCCAAAGCAAGAATTACTTATAGATATTAA
- the secY gene encoding preprotein translocase subunit SecY has product MKKFFEAFLNVWKIEELKNRILVTLGLLLVYRFGAHVTLPGIDATKLNNLSDQTEQGIGWLIDVFTGGAFSQASVFALGIMPYISASIVVQLMGIAIPYLQKLQKEGESGTKKINQITRWLTILITLVQGPGYIYNLYNTLPSEAFLLPSDSFPFLFSSVVILTTGTIFAMWLGEKITDKGIGNGISLLILVGIIARMPQAFIQEFTTVVTNNNGGPLILVLEVVAWLLVIIVCILLIMAVRRIPVQYARRTTSGDYEQDLMGGNRQWIPLKLNASGVMPIIFAQAIMFIPAALAGLSKSDTAQTITAQFQNVFGLAYNVVFALLIIIFTYFYTAITVPTNKMADDLKRSGGFIPGIRPGVETGDYLDKIMSLITFPGSLFLAIIAILPAIAVSFGVQSQWALFYGGTSLLIMVGVAIDTIQQINSYLLNKHYDGLMKSGKNRKAVA; this is encoded by the coding sequence ATGAAGAAATTTTTCGAAGCGTTTCTCAATGTCTGGAAAATAGAGGAACTAAAAAACAGAATTTTAGTTACTTTGGGATTGTTACTTGTGTACCGTTTTGGTGCACATGTTACATTGCCAGGTATTGATGCTACAAAATTAAATAATTTATCAGATCAGACTGAACAAGGTATTGGTTGGCTTATTGATGTATTTACAGGTGGTGCGTTTTCGCAGGCATCTGTATTTGCATTGGGTATTATGCCATACATTTCAGCTTCGATTGTAGTTCAGCTTATGGGTATTGCGATACCTTACCTGCAAAAATTACAAAAAGAGGGCGAAAGTGGTACCAAGAAAATAAATCAGATTACCCGTTGGTTAACTATACTTATTACGTTGGTACAAGGTCCTGGTTATATCTATAACCTATACAATACACTTCCTAGCGAAGCGTTCTTGCTACCGTCTGATTCGTTTCCATTCCTTTTCTCATCAGTAGTAATACTTACCACAGGTACAATATTTGCTATGTGGCTTGGTGAAAAGATTACAGACAAAGGTATTGGTAATGGTATATCACTATTAATTTTGGTGGGTATTATTGCAAGAATGCCTCAAGCTTTTATACAAGAGTTTACTACTGTAGTAACAAATAACAATGGTGGTCCATTAATTTTGGTACTAGAAGTTGTTGCATGGCTACTGGTTATAATTGTTTGTATATTACTTATTATGGCTGTTCGAAGAATTCCGGTACAGTATGCAAGGCGTACAACTAGCGGTGATTATGAGCAAGACCTAATGGGGGGCAACAGGCAATGGATACCTTTAAAGCTTAATGCTTCGGGAGTTATGCCAATAATATTTGCTCAGGCTATTATGTTTATTCCTGCTGCATTAGCAGGTTTATCTAAGTCTGATACGGCTCAAACAATCACAGCACAGTTTCAAAATGTGTTCGGTTTAGCCTACAATGTTGTTTTTGCGTTATTAATTATAATTTTTACGTACTTTTACACCGCAATTACAGTACCGACCAATAAAATGGCCGATGACCTTAAACGAAGTGGAGGTTTTATACCAGGTATTAGACCAGGTGTAGAAACTGGAGATTATTTAGATAAAATCATGTCATTAATAACATTCCCTGGTTCTCTATTTCTTGCTATCATAGCTATTTTACCAGCTATAGCGGTTAGTTTTGGGGTACAATCACAATGGGCTTTGTTTTATGGCGGAACATCGTTATTAATTATGGTTGGGGTTGCAATCGATACTATTCAGCAAATAAATTCATACTTGCTTAACAAGCATTATGATGGTTTAATGAAAAGTGGTAAAAATAGAAAAGCAGTAGCTTAA
- the rplO gene encoding 50S ribosomal protein L15 produces MDLSNLQPAEGSVQSKNKRVGRGEGSGKGGTSTRGHKGAKSRSGYSKKIGFEGGQMPLQRRVPKFGFKNINRKEYAGINLDTLQALVDNGVVTDTVDFTVMVENRLATKNEMVKILGRGELKAKLKVTAHKFTATAKAAIEAAGGEAVTL; encoded by the coding sequence ATGGATTTAAGTAACTTACAACCGGCTGAAGGTTCAGTTCAAAGTAAAAACAAAAGAGTAGGTAGAGGCGAAGGATCCGGTAAGGGTGGTACTTCTACACGTGGGCACAAAGGTGCTAAATCACGTTCAGGTTACTCTAAGAAAATTGGTTTTGAAGGTGGACAAATGCCTTTACAAAGACGTGTGCCTAAGTTTGGTTTCAAAAACATAAACCGTAAGGAATATGCTGGAATTAACCTTGACACGCTTCAAGCTCTTGTAGACAATGGTGTTGTTACTGATACTGTAGATTTTACAGTAATGGTAGAAAATCGTTTGGCTACTAAGAATGAAATGGTAAAGATTTTGGGAAGAGGAGAGCTTAAGGCAAAACTAAAAGTAACTGCTCACAAATTTACAGCAACAGCTAAAGCGGCTATCGAAGCTGCAGGTGGCGAAGCTGTAACATTATAA
- the rpmD gene encoding 50S ribosomal protein L30, translating to MGKIKVKQVKSKINCPQTQKLTLESLGLRKMGQVVEHDATPSILGMVNKVKHLVSVEETK from the coding sequence ATGGGAAAAATAAAAGTAAAACAAGTTAAGAGTAAAATCAACTGTCCTCAAACCCAGAAGCTTACTTTAGAGTCTTTGGGACTTCGTAAAATGGGGCAGGTTGTTGAGCATGATGCGACTCCTTCTATCCTTGGAATGGTAAACAAAGTTAAACACTTAGTTTCTGTAGAGGAAACTAAATAA
- the rpsE gene encoding 30S ribosomal protein S5 has translation MYHNYKNVELVKPSGLELKDRLVSVNRVTKVTKGGRAFGFSAIVVVGDENGVVGHGLGKSKDVSEAIAKAVEDAKKNLVRIPLSGQSVPHEQKGKFGGARVLLMPASHGTGVIAGGAVRSVLESVGIHDVLSKSQGSSNPHNVVKATFDALLQMRSAVSVAKQRGISLEKVFKG, from the coding sequence ATGTATCATAATTATAAAAACGTAGAACTTGTAAAACCAAGCGGACTTGAACTTAAAGATCGTTTGGTAAGTGTAAATCGTGTTACTAAAGTTACCAAGGGTGGTAGGGCTTTCGGTTTCTCTGCTATTGTAGTAGTAGGAGATGAGAATGGCGTTGTTGGCCATGGTCTTGGTAAATCTAAAGATGTATCTGAAGCTATTGCAAAAGCAGTAGAAGACGCTAAAAAGAACTTGGTAAGAATACCACTTTCTGGTCAATCTGTTCCTCATGAGCAAAAAGGTAAATTTGGTGGTGCACGTGTGCTACTAATGCCTGCTTCTCATGGTACAGGTGTTATTGCCGGTGGTGCTGTTCGTTCGGTTCTTGAGTCAGTAGGTATTCACGATGTATTATCAAAATCGCAGGGTTCATCGAATCCTCACAATGTTGTTAAAGCTACTTTTGATGCTTTACTTCAAATGAGAAGTGCTGTAAGTGTTGCAAAACAAAGAGGTATTTCTTTAGAGAAAGTATTTAAAGGTTAA
- the rplR gene encoding 50S ribosomal protein L18, with protein MSLNKSERRQRIKFRIRKIVSGTAARPRLSVFRSNKEIYAQLIDDENGVTLLAASSRDKAIAKGTNIETAAAVGKLVAEKAIEAGVDTVSFDRGGYLYHGRVKSLAEGARTAGLKF; from the coding sequence ATGTCATTAAACAAATCTGAAAGAAGACAAAGAATTAAGTTCAGAATCAGAAAGATTGTAAGCGGAACTGCTGCTAGACCAAGACTTTCTGTTTTCAGAAGTAATAAAGAAATCTATGCACAGCTCATAGATGACGAAAATGGTGTAACTTTGCTGGCTGCTTCTTCTAGAGATAAAGCTATCGCAAAAGGGACTAATATAGAAACTGCTGCAGCTGTTGGAAAACTTGTTGCTGAGAAAGCTATCGAAGCAGGTGTTGATACTGTCTCTTTTGACAGAGGAGGATACCTTTATCACGGACGTGTTAAATCATTAGCTGAAGGCGCAAGAACAGCTGGACTTAAATTCTAA
- the rplF gene encoding 50S ribosomal protein L6 encodes MSRIGKNPVTIPAGVTVEVNGDVVTVKGKKGELKQHFVDVSIKVEDGQVLVERSSDHKEMRSKHGLYRSLINNMVIGVSEGFTKQLELVGVGYRASNQGQKLDLALGFSHNIVLEVVPEVTVETVSEKGKNPIVKLTSHDKQLVGQIAAKIRSFRKPEPYKGKGVKFVGEVLRRKAGKSA; translated from the coding sequence ATGTCAAGAATAGGTAAAAATCCAGTAACAATACCAGCCGGTGTAACTGTAGAAGTTAACGGTGATGTTGTTACAGTAAAAGGTAAAAAAGGAGAGCTTAAGCAACACTTTGTAGATGTTTCTATAAAAGTTGAAGATGGGCAGGTTCTTGTAGAGAGATCATCTGATCATAAAGAAATGCGTTCTAAGCATGGCTTATACAGGTCTTTGATAAATAATATGGTTATTGGTGTTTCCGAAGGATTTACTAAACAACTTGAGTTGGTAGGAGTTGGTTACAGAGCTTCTAACCAAGGGCAGAAACTTGATCTAGCATTAGGATTCTCTCACAATATAGTTCTTGAGGTTGTTCCTGAAGTTACTGTAGAAACTGTATCAGAAAAAGGTAAAAACCCTATAGTGAAGTTAACTTCTCATGACAAACAGCTTGTAGGACAAATAGCGGCAAAAATCCGTTCGTTCCGTAAGCCTGAGCCATACAAAGGAAAAGGAGTTAAATTTGTGGGTGAAGTATTAAGAAGAAAAGCAGGTAAATCAGCTTAA
- the rpsH gene encoding 30S ribosomal protein S8 has protein sequence MYTDPIADFLTRVRNAVRANHKVVEIPASNLKKEITKILFDQGYILSYKFDDSSVQGTIKIALKYDKETKESVIKDIQRISKPGLRKYAGSTSLPRILNGLGIAIVSTSKGLMTGKQAKQQNVGGEVICYVY, from the coding sequence ATGTACACAGATCCTATAGCAGATTTTTTGACCAGAGTTAGAAATGCAGTAAGAGCAAACCATAAAGTGGTAGAGATTCCTGCATCTAACCTGAAAAAAGAAATCACAAAGATTTTATTTGATCAAGGATATATTTTAAGTTACAAGTTTGATGATAGCTCTGTACAGGGTACAATCAAAATAGCTCTTAAGTATGATAAAGAAACTAAAGAGTCTGTAATTAAAGATATCCAGAGAATTAGTAAACCAGGTTTACGTAAATATGCAGGTTCAACTAGCCTACCAAGAATCCTTAACGGATTAGGTATTGCCATAGTATCTACATCAAAAGGTTTGATGACAGGAAAACAGGCAAAGCAACAAAATGTTGGTGGTGAAGTAATCTGTTACGTATACTAA
- the rpsN gene encoding 30S ribosomal protein S14 encodes MAKESMKAREAKREAMVAKYAEKRKALLEAGDYEGLQKLPKNASPVRLHNRCKLTGRPRGYMRQFGISRVTFREMANNGLIPGVKKSSW; translated from the coding sequence ATGGCTAAAGAATCAATGAAAGCCCGTGAGGCTAAAAGAGAGGCAATGGTAGCTAAGTATGCTGAAAAAAGGAAAGCTTTATTAGAAGCTGGAGATTATGAAGGTTTACAAAAACTTCCTAAAAATGCTTCACCAGTACGTTTACACAATCGTTGCAAACTTACAGGTAGGCCAAGAGGGTATATGCGTCAATTCGGTATTTCACGTGTAACATTCCGTGAAATGGCTAATAATGGATTGATACCAGGAGTTAAAAAGTCAAGTTGGTAA
- the rplE gene encoding 50S ribosomal protein L5: MTYIPRLKSEYKERVIPALTEEFGYKNVMMVPKLEKIVLSRGVGAAVSDKKLIDYAVDELTKITGQKAISTISKKDVASFKLRKGMPIGAKVTLRGERMYEFLDRLITSALPRVRDFGGIKATGFDGRGNYNLGVTEQIIFPEIDIDKVNKISGLDITFVTSAETDKEAKSLLGELGLPFKKN; the protein is encoded by the coding sequence ATGACTTATATACCAAGATTAAAGAGTGAATATAAAGAGAGGGTAATACCTGCTCTTACGGAAGAGTTTGGCTATAAAAACGTAATGATGGTTCCTAAACTTGAAAAAATCGTTTTAAGCCGTGGAGTCGGAGCTGCTGTGTCAGACAAGAAATTGATTGATTATGCAGTAGATGAGCTTACAAAAATAACTGGACAAAAGGCTATTTCTACTATTTCTAAAAAAGACGTTGCGTCTTTCAAACTTAGAAAAGGTATGCCAATTGGTGCTAAAGTTACACTTCGTGGAGAAAGAATGTATGAATTCCTTGATAGGTTGATTACATCTGCATTACCACGTGTAAGGGATTTTGGCGGAATTAAGGCTACAGGTTTTGACGGTAGAGGTAATTATAACCTAGGTGTTACTGAGCAAATCATTTTCCCAGAAATTGATATTGATAAAGTAAACAAAATATCAGGTTTAGATATTACATTTGTAACTTCTGCAGAAACGGATAAAGAAGCGAAATCATTATTAGGAGAATTAGGATTACCTTTTAAAAAGAATTAA
- the rplX gene encoding 50S ribosomal protein L24, with amino-acid sequence MIKLKIKTGDTVKVIAGEDKGSEGKVLRVLREKNKAVVEGINMVSKHTKPSAKNPQGGIVKKEAPIHISNLAIVDPSTKEATRTGVRVEGDKKVRFSKKSNQVL; translated from the coding sequence ATGATAAAGCTAAAGATAAAAACAGGAGACACAGTTAAAGTAATTGCTGGAGAGGACAAAGGTTCTGAAGGTAAAGTGCTTCGTGTACTTCGTGAAAAAAACAAAGCAGTAGTTGAGGGAATAAATATGGTGTCTAAACACACTAAGCCAAGCGCTAAAAACCCTCAAGGAGGCATTGTTAAGAAAGAAGCTCCAATTCATATTTCTAACCTTGCAATTGTAGATCCTAGTACTAAAGAGGCTACAAGAACTGGTGTTAGAGTAGAAGGAGATAAGAAAGTGAGATTTTCAAAAAAATCTAATCAAGTATTATAG
- the rplN gene encoding 50S ribosomal protein L14: protein MVQQESRLKVADNTGAKEVLTIRVLGGTKRRYASVGDKIVVSIKDTTPNGNVKKGTVSTAVVVRTKKEVRRADGSYIRFDDNACVLLNATGEMRGTRVFGPVARELREKQFMKIVSLAPEVL, encoded by the coding sequence ATGGTACAACAGGAATCCAGATTAAAAGTAGCAGATAACACGGGAGCTAAAGAAGTTTTAACTATCCGTGTATTAGGAGGAACGAAACGTCGTTATGCCTCTGTTGGAGATAAAATTGTAGTTTCTATAAAAGATACAACACCTAACGGTAACGTTAAAAAAGGTACTGTATCTACTGCAGTTGTTGTACGTACCAAAAAAGAAGTGAGAAGAGCCGATGGTTCATACATTAGATTTGATGATAACGCTTGCGTATTGTTAAATGCTACTGGTGAAATGAGGGGAACTCGTGTTTTTGGTCCTGTAGCAAGAGAGCTTCGTGAAAAACAATTCATGAAAATTGTATCATTGGCACCAGAGGTGCTTTAA
- the rpsQ gene encoding 30S ribosomal protein S17, whose translation MEKRKLRKERVGVVTSNKMVKSIVVSETRKVKHPLYGKFVLKTKKYVAHDETNDCNIGDTVRIMETRPLSKSKCWRLVEIIERAK comes from the coding sequence ATGGAAAAAAGAAAATTAAGAAAAGAGCGAGTAGGTGTTGTTACTAGCAACAAAATGGTAAAATCCATAGTTGTGTCTGAAACAAGAAAAGTAAAACACCCATTATACGGTAAGTTCGTGTTGAAAACAAAGAAATATGTTGCACACGACGAAACAAACGACTGTAACATTGGAGATACTGTAAGGATCATGGAAACACGTCCTTTAAGTAAATCTAAATGTTGGAGATTAGTAGAAATCATTGAAAGAGCGAAGTAA
- the rpmC gene encoding 50S ribosomal protein L29 yields MKQSEIKDLSAAELQGKLGELRKTYADLKSAHAISPIENPLQIRTVRRSIARVATELSKRELQ; encoded by the coding sequence ATGAAACAATCAGAAATTAAAGATCTATCTGCAGCTGAGTTACAAGGTAAACTTGGTGAATTAAGAAAGACATATGCCGATCTAAAATCAGCTCATGCTATATCTCCTATCGAAAACCCATTACAGATTAGAACTGTAAGAAGGTCTATTGCGAGAGTAGCCACTGAGTTAAGCAAACGCGAATTGCAATAA
- the rplP gene encoding 50S ribosomal protein L16, which translates to MLQPKRTKYRKVQKGRMKGLSQRGHELSNGMFGIKSLDSSFITSRQIEAARIAATRFMKREGQLWIKIFPDKPITKKPLEVRMGKGKGAVEYWAAVVKPGRIMFEVGGVPMAVAKEALRLAAQKLPVKTKFIVARDFEA; encoded by the coding sequence ATGTTACAGCCTAAAAGAACAAAATACCGTAAGGTACAAAAAGGTAGAATGAAGGGACTGTCTCAAAGAGGACACGAACTTTCTAATGGAATGTTTGGTATAAAATCTTTAGATTCATCTTTTATTACCTCTCGTCAAATCGAGGCAGCCCGTATTGCGGCAACTCGTTTTATGAAAAGAGAAGGTCAATTGTGGATTAAAATTTTCCCGGATAAACCTATTACCAAAAAACCTCTTGAGGTACGTATGGGTAAAGGTAAAGGTGCAGTTGAATATTGGGCTGCCGTTGTTAAACCGGGTAGAATTATGTTTGAAGTAGGAGGGGTGCCAATGGCGGTAGCAAAAGAAGCTTTACGTCTAGCTGCACAAAAACTTCCTGTGAAAACTAAGTTTATTGTTGCCAGAGATTTTGAAGCATAA